In the genome of Luteitalea sp., the window ACCGGGTTGGCTGCCGCGTTGCGACGTGGGCCTCGAGCCGTGGCCTACCGCCTGGCCACTGATCACTGGCCACTGATCACTGAACTGTGGCAGGCATCTTTCAGCTCGTCACTGATCACGCGAGACTGGGACCGCCGCAATCGGCGGAGGCCCTCGATGCGCTGGTTGCTCTCGTCGCAGCGGCGGGCGAGGCGGGTATTGACTTAGTGCAAGTTCGCGAGCCCTCACTGTCGGACGAGGCGCTGTTTCGCCTGGTCGAGCGGCTCGTGGCCAGAACGCCCCCCAACTGTCGCATCCTCGTCAATGAGCGATTCGACATTGCCCTGGCTGCCGGTGCCTCTGGCGTTCACCTCCGTGCTTCGTCATTGGCGGCGTCGCGCGTTCGACGTGTCCTGCCGCCCGGCTTCCTCATTGGCCGATCCGTCCACACGACCACCGAGATCAGGGCAGCGTGCCGCGACGCGGCCGTCGACTACCTCCTCTTTGGCATGGTGTTCCCGAGCGCCTCGAAGGCATCGGGACATCCGGCGGTGGGAATTGCCGCCCTCGGGGCTGCCGTGCGGGCCTCCAACGTGCCAGTGCTCGCCATTGGGGGGATCACGGTGGAGCGTATCCCCCAGGTTGCCGAGGTGGGAGCTGCGGGCGTCGCGGCCATTGGGTGGCTGACAGATGCGGCCCGACGTGGCACGCTCCCCTCGGAGCTGTCCGCCGCTCGCCAGTCGTTTCGCACTGGGGCAACCGACCTACGGTAGAATTGGAGCGAGGCCGATAGGTACCACGGATGACGTTCAGTGAAGAGCTTCGAGCGGCGCGCGAACAGAGTGGCATCACCCTGCGGCAGATCGCCGAGCGGACCAATGTCGCCGGAGGTTTGCTCGACGCGCTCGAGCGCGGTCAGTTCGACAAACTGCCGGGCGGCATATTTTCTCGCGGCTTCGTGCGCGCGTATGCCCGCGAGGTAGGTCTCGATCCGGATGAGGCCGTTCAGCGATTCCTTGCCGAGTGTGCGAGCTATCCAGCGTACTGCGCGAAGAGCCCTGCCGCGGGGACGCCTGAGGATCACGCGCGCGCCGTCGCCGAGGAAGCCAGCGTGACGCAGAGACGCATGGCTGCCCTGCAGGTCCTGACCGCGATCGTTGGCGGCATCTGTCTCTTCGCGGCCATCACCTACGGCATGGTCAGGCTGTTCAGTGGGCCGGAACAGGCGGAGCAGGCGCGTCAGCCTAGCACCGCAGCGGACCAGCGCGCGCCAGCGCCGGAGCAAGTCGCGGAGGCTCCGCCGGCGAGCCCGCCGGAGGGAATCACGGTCCAACGCGTTCGAACGACGGCCGCGGCCGATCACCTGACCATCGATATCCAGCCGCAGGCTCCCTGTTGGGTGCGTTTGGTGATTGACGGCCGAGTGGCAATGGCTCGCCTCCTCGAGCCAGGCGATCGTGTCGTGCAGCGCGCCGAGGAGAGAATCGTCGTGCGGGTCGGCGACGCCGCAGCCTTCCAGTACACCCTCAACGATGCGCCCGGGAGGAGCCTTGGCGCGGCGGGCGAGGTTGTGACGGCACGCATCGACAAGGACAACCTCGATCAGTTCATCGTTCGCCAATAGGCTGTGCGCATCGGCGTCGATACGGGCGGAACGTTCACCGATGTCGTCGTGCTCGACGACGCCGGCCTCAGAATCCACAAGGTACGATCCACCCCCGCAGATCCTTCTCGAGCGATGCTGCGCGGCATCCAAGAAGCCGCCGGTCCAATGGCCCATGCAGACATCGTCCACGGTTCCACCGTGGCGACCAATGCCGTTCTCGAAGGGCGCGGCGCCCGCGTGGCGCTCATCACGACGGCTGGCTTCGAGGATGTGCTGAAGATCGGCCGGCAGACGCGGCGCGCGTTGTACGACTTCATGGTCACCGCACCTCGAACGTTGATTGCACCAGGCTCGACATTCGGGCTGCAAGAGCGCGTGTCACGCAGTGGTGAGATTCTCGAGCCGGTTCACGAGGACCAACTCGAGGCGTTGATCCTCCAACTACAGGCACGAACACCGGAAGCGGTGGCTGTTTGTCTGCTCCATTCGTACGCCAATCCTTCTCATGAGAAGGCCGTGGCGGAGCGCCTGGCGGCATTGGGCGTGTCGGTCTCCTGCTCACACCAGGTTCTGCCGGAGTATCGCGAGTTCGAGCGTTGGAGCACGACTGCCATCAACGCGTACGTGGCGCCGCTCATGGATCGGTATTTGGCGAATCTGGAGACGCAGGTGGGAAGCGCCCGTCTGCGGGTCATGCAGTCCAACGGCGGCTGCATCTCTGCCGAGACCGCGAGGCGCGCAGCGGTTCGCACGATTCTGTCAGGTCCTGCGGCCGGTGTGGTCGGGGCTCGGGCCGTGGCGGAAGCTGCTGGCTTTTCCCGCGTCATCAGCTTCGACATGGGCGGCACCTCGACCGACGTGAGCCTGATCGATGAGAGCATTGCGGTGACGACCGAGTCGCTGATTGCGGACTGTCCGGTCAGGCTGCCGGTCATCGATATACACACGGTGGGTGCTGGGGGCGGATCGATCGCCTTCGTCGACGCAGGCGGAGCCCTTCGTGTTGGGCCGCGGAGCGCCGGGGCAGATCCTGGGCCAGCGTGCTACGGCAGCGGCGCCGACGTCACGGTAACCGATGCCAACCTCTTGTTGGGCCGTCTGGACCCAGCGTATTTTCTCGGTGGACGGATTGCCCTCGACGTCGAACGAGCCGAGCGATGCGCGGCCGATCTCGCCAAACGTGCGGGCCTGACGGTGCGCGCGCTGGCACAAGGGATCATTCGTGTTGCAAACGCCAACATGGAGCGTGCCATACGTGTGGTGTCGGTCCAGCGGGGCTTCGATCCGCGCGATTTCGCCTTGCTCGCCTTCGGCGGCGCAGGCGGCATGCATGCGTGCGAGATTGCCGAGGCGCTCGACATCCGGACGGTAATCGTGCCCCGACATGCCGGTGTCTTGTCGGCACTCGGAACGCTGCTCGCGGACGTGAAGAGGGACTATTCGCAGAGCGTGCTTCGGTCAGCCTCCGACCTCCGCGACGCCGACCTGCGGACGCTCTTCCAGCCGTTGATCGCACAGGCGCAGCGGGATATGGCAGATGAGGGATTTTCGGGCGAGCGCTTGGCCATCGACTGTTCGGTCGACGTGCGTTACATCGGGCAGTCTTACGAGATTACCGTGCCACTGACGCCGCACTATTGTGACGAGTTCGATCGACATCACGCACGTCTCTACGGCTATTCCAATCCCCAGCGATCGAGAGAGGTCGTCAACGTCCGCGTGGTTGCCATCGGCCTGTCACGAAAACCGGCGCTGCCGCGAATGCCGCGCGAGCAGGCGATCAGCGCGACGCCGTGCCGTCTGCGTGACAGCGTCTTTGCGGGCCGCTCGCATCGAGCCGCCGTTTATCGCCACGATCAGCTGGTGTCGGGAGCCAGCGCCGACGGTCCGGCGCTCGTCGTGAGCGAGATGGCGACAACCGTTGTACCGCCCCGGTTCCGGTTCGAGGTGGACGACGTTGGCAACGTCATTGTCTCCGGACGTGCCGCGCATGCTCGACCCAGAAGGTCGGGCCCGCGCGTCGAGGCGCCGGGCGGCGGAGGCGATTGGGGGCAGACAAGGTGACCGGGGTGACAGGGTGATGGGGTGACAGGGGATGGGGTTGCGCGAACGTCCGTGGCGAGTGCCTGCTTGGCTCAGCTCCGCACGGGACGTCTCCCCCGGCTTGCGACCTCCAACCACCGAGTTGCCCCGTCACCTGGTCACCCGGTCACCTTGTCACCTCGTCACCCGGTTACCCCGGTGAGCCGGCCAGCCCCACCAGGTGACGTTAGCGGGCGAGCTCTCGCTCGATGTTGTCGAACATCTGTCGCGTCAGTTGGCGAGCGACGCCGGTCAAGAGACGCTGGCCGACCGACGCAATGAGCCCGCCCACCTGGGCTTGCCCCTTTACGGACAGCAGTGTCTGGCTGTCGCTCGTTTCGCTCAGGTCCAGCTTGGCCGTCCCCTGCATGAAGCCGGGAGCGGCGCGTCCTTCGATCTCGAGCGTGTAGCTCGCAGGAAAATCCTTCTCCTTGATTTGCACCACGCCGTTGTACGTGCCTTTGACGGCCGCGACACCCACGGTGAGCGTCGCGGCGTAGCGATCCGGCCCGATGGCCTCGAGTCGCTCACAACCTGGGATAAAGTTCACCATGCTCTCGGTGTCGTGCAGGACGCGCCACAGTGTTTCGCGTGACACGGGGAACGAGCGCTCCATATCGATGTTCACGTCCGCCTCCTTCGGGCTCGGGGTAGACACCATGATACCGACAGAACACGAGGATCGATTGCCATGACCACGATGGTTGCCAAACCGCCCTGCGACGCCGGAGAGATCCTCAGCGGGCCGCTCGTCATCGCCTGCGATCCAGCCGTCGGCCGCTGGGTGCTCACGGCAACGATCCTGGGCAGCAGCATGGCCTTCATCGATAGCTCCGCCGTCAACGTGGCGCTGCCGGTCTTGCAGAGCAGTCTCGGCGCCTCCGTGACCGAATTGCAATGGATCATCGAGGTGTACATGCTCTTTCTCGCGGCGCTCATCCTGGTGGGTGGCGCACTGGGAGATCGCCTCGGACGCCGCCGCGTGTTCATGTGGGGCGTGGGCGCCTTTGCCACGGCGTCGCTCTGGTGTGGGCTGGCGCCGGACCCCACCCAGCTGATCATTGCGCGCGCAGGGCAGGGCATTGGCGGGGCGCTGCTGGTGCCAGGAAGCTTGGCCATCATCAGCGCGTCGTTCGACAAGTCTTCCAGAGGCAAGGCCATCGGGACATGGTCCGGCTTCACGGCGATCACCGCGGCGGCTGGACCGGTCCTCGGGGGCTGGCTCGCGACCACGTTCTCCTGGCGCTGGGTCTTCCTGCTCAACCTCCCGTTTGCCGTCGTCGTGCTCCTGATCGCTGCGACCCGCGTGCCCGAGACGCGGGACATGTCCGCGGCAACCGCTAACCCCGGCGCGGGACGGATCGACTGGCTCGGCGCCGGGCTCAGCGTCGCTGGACTGGGCATGCTCGTCTATGGGCTGATCGAATCGGCGAACCTCGGGGTGACACACCCGATCGCGCTGGGAACGATGATCGCCGGCGTTCTGATCCTCGGTCTCTTCGTTTGGGTGGAAGGGCAGGTCGCGGCCCCGATGATGCCGCTCG includes:
- a CDS encoding thiamine phosphate synthase; translation: MAGIFQLVTDHARLGPPQSAEALDALVALVAAAGEAGIDLVQVREPSLSDEALFRLVERLVARTPPNCRILVNERFDIALAAGASGVHLRASSLAASRVRRVLPPGFLIGRSVHTTTEIRAACRDAAVDYLLFGMVFPSASKASGHPAVGIAALGAAVRASNVPVLAIGGITVERIPQVAEVGAAGVAAIGWLTDAARRGTLPSELSAARQSFRTGATDLR
- a CDS encoding DUF4115 domain-containing protein, yielding MTFSEELRAAREQSGITLRQIAERTNVAGGLLDALERGQFDKLPGGIFSRGFVRAYAREVGLDPDEAVQRFLAECASYPAYCAKSPAAGTPEDHARAVAEEASVTQRRMAALQVLTAIVGGICLFAAITYGMVRLFSGPEQAEQARQPSTAADQRAPAPEQVAEAPPASPPEGITVQRVRTTAAADHLTIDIQPQAPCWVRLVIDGRVAMARLLEPGDRVVQRAEERIVVRVGDAAAFQYTLNDAPGRSLGAAGEVVTARIDKDNLDQFIVRQ
- a CDS encoding hydantoinase/oxoprolinase family protein, which translates into the protein MRIGVDTGGTFTDVVVLDDAGLRIHKVRSTPADPSRAMLRGIQEAAGPMAHADIVHGSTVATNAVLEGRGARVALITTAGFEDVLKIGRQTRRALYDFMVTAPRTLIAPGSTFGLQERVSRSGEILEPVHEDQLEALILQLQARTPEAVAVCLLHSYANPSHEKAVAERLAALGVSVSCSHQVLPEYREFERWSTTAINAYVAPLMDRYLANLETQVGSARLRVMQSNGGCISAETARRAAVRTILSGPAAGVVGARAVAEAAGFSRVISFDMGGTSTDVSLIDESIAVTTESLIADCPVRLPVIDIHTVGAGGGSIAFVDAGGALRVGPRSAGADPGPACYGSGADVTVTDANLLLGRLDPAYFLGGRIALDVERAERCAADLAKRAGLTVRALAQGIIRVANANMERAIRVVSVQRGFDPRDFALLAFGGAGGMHACEIAEALDIRTVIVPRHAGVLSALGTLLADVKRDYSQSVLRSASDLRDADLRTLFQPLIAQAQRDMADEGFSGERLAIDCSVDVRYIGQSYEITVPLTPHYCDEFDRHHARLYGYSNPQRSREVVNVRVVAIGLSRKPALPRMPREQAISATPCRLRDSVFAGRSHRAAVYRHDQLVSGASADGPALVVSEMATTVVPPRFRFEVDDVGNVIVSGRAAHARPRRSGPRVEAPGGGGDWGQTR
- a CDS encoding carbon monoxide dehydrogenase, producing the protein MVSTPSPKEADVNIDMERSFPVSRETLWRVLHDTESMVNFIPGCERLEAIGPDRYAATLTVGVAAVKGTYNGVVQIKEKDFPASYTLEIEGRAAPGFMQGTAKLDLSETSDSQTLLSVKGQAQVGGLIASVGQRLLTGVARQLTRQMFDNIERELAR
- a CDS encoding DHA2 family efflux MFS transporter permease subunit encodes the protein MTTMVAKPPCDAGEILSGPLVIACDPAVGRWVLTATILGSSMAFIDSSAVNVALPVLQSSLGASVTELQWIIEVYMLFLAALILVGGALGDRLGRRRVFMWGVGAFATASLWCGLAPDPTQLIIARAGQGIGGALLVPGSLAIISASFDKSSRGKAIGTWSGFTAITAAAGPVLGGWLATTFSWRWVFLLNLPFAVVVLLIAATRVPETRDMSAATANPGAGRIDWLGAGLSVAGLGMLVYGLIESANLGVTHPIALGTMIAGVLILGLFVWVEGQVAAPMMPLDVFRSRTFTGANLLTVLLYGALGGALFFLPFNLVQVQGYTPAQAGAAWLPFILAIAFLSRWTGALVPLVGAKLPLVVGPLVTAAGFALAVRPGTEGSYWTTFFPAFLVMGVGMAIAVAPLVTVVMSSVESDRAGVASGINNALSRAAGLLALAVMGLLVVSTFNEALDDRLVALNVGPHVVEQLAEQRINLAAAEPPASASPAEARELRKAIDESFLVGFRVAMWSGAALAVASALVAWMMIGDVRPPAKVA